From the genome of Verrucomicrobiia bacterium, one region includes:
- a CDS encoding NfeD family protein, with the protein MIIYTGCLALGLFFTIISAFLGHFFGGGHEGGDLGTGGHAEAGLDTHGMPGISFFSPTVLASFITAFGAFGIVFSHIEITKNVWASAPLSAVSGGIVAGLVFLLFNSMFKKTQSSSESQVASLPGQTASIITPIPQDGVGEIAYVQGGTRYTAPARTENGTPIAGGKSVRISRVIGTQFYVEPFN; encoded by the coding sequence ATGATAATCTACACTGGATGTTTAGCTCTCGGTTTGTTTTTCACGATCATTAGCGCGTTTTTAGGGCATTTTTTTGGCGGAGGTCACGAAGGGGGCGATCTTGGAACAGGGGGCCATGCGGAAGCGGGCCTGGACACCCATGGCATGCCCGGGATTTCCTTCTTCAGCCCCACAGTGCTGGCCTCGTTTATCACGGCCTTCGGCGCGTTCGGCATCGTGTTCAGCCATATCGAGATTACGAAGAATGTCTGGGCCAGCGCTCCCTTATCGGCTGTCAGCGGCGGGATAGTGGCTGGGCTGGTCTTTCTTCTATTCAACAGCATGTTCAAGAAGACCCAAAGCTCGAGTGAATCGCAGGTGGCCTCGCTCCCAGGTCAAACCGCTTCCATTATCACTCCCATTCCCCAGGACGGTGTTGGGGAAATTGCTTACGTCCAGGGGGGCACGCGTTACACGGCCCCGGCGCGCACCGAGAACGGGACGCCGATAGCCGGTGGCAAGAGCGTGCGCATTTCACGCGTTATTGGCACGCAATTTTACGTCGAACCCTTCAACTAA
- a CDS encoding carbonic anhydrase, translating into MHPADFADELPIVALTCIDPRLNSILPQVLGVPPDQFIWLRNAGNIITGPLSSTMRSVALACAVKGAREIAIIGHTDCLVGKTSIMQLIDKLQALGVERHLLPDNISEYFGMFSNERQNVMKATEIARSSPLLGPRFPVHGLIVDVESGKLEWLVNGYETLSTVAARWNEVVKSAGRTVDALKPLSDFNIGEMKFPETKIGEVITNTENWLSDQIHDMEAASSQPPAPPAPPQATPPLPPKIPLPPPMRPKIFLRRGSR; encoded by the coding sequence GTGCATCCGGCGGATTTTGCCGACGAATTGCCGATCGTGGCGCTGACGTGTATCGACCCGCGGCTCAACTCGATTCTGCCCCAAGTCCTGGGGGTTCCTCCTGACCAGTTCATCTGGTTGCGCAACGCCGGGAACATCATCACCGGTCCGCTGAGCAGCACGATGCGCTCGGTGGCGCTGGCATGCGCCGTCAAAGGCGCCAGGGAGATTGCTATCATTGGGCATACCGATTGCCTGGTCGGCAAAACCTCCATCATGCAGCTCATCGACAAGCTGCAGGCCCTTGGGGTCGAGCGCCACCTGTTGCCCGATAATATCAGCGAGTATTTCGGCATGTTCAGCAACGAACGCCAGAACGTGATGAAGGCCACGGAGATCGCCCGCAGCAGCCCGCTGCTGGGCCCGCGCTTCCCCGTGCACGGCCTCATCGTCGATGTCGAGTCCGGGAAGCTGGAATGGCTGGTCAACGGTTACGAGACCCTGAGCACCGTGGCCGCCCGCTGGAATGAAGTCGTCAAGTCCGCCGGCCGTACCGTGGATGCCCTCAAGCCACTCAGCGATTTCAATATCGGCGAGATGAAATTCCCCGAAACGAAGATTGGCGAAGTGATCACCAACACCGAGAATTGGCTGAGCGACCAAATCCACGACATGGAAGCCGCTTCTTCCCAGCCCCCCGCGCCCCCTGCCCCTCCACAAGCCACTCCACCCCTACCGCCCAAAATTCCGCTGCCACCCCCCATGCGCCCGAAGATATTCCTGCGCCGCGGTTCCCGTTGA
- a CDS encoding MFS transporter → MTTATPEAKARVSTQTGLARFLGKFTVLKGAIRELWLVFIVKFLGIAAYALTNSTLVLWLSSDFGYSDEQSLALVAAWSALMTLFTLLVGSLTDVLGLRKTFFIGVWICILARTVMVFASAPWLALGGGLLPLAFGEALGTPVMIAATQRYSSTRQRSISFSIVYTMMNVGFLLAAYIFDDLRRDLGEYRGASLFGLHLSTYRTLFLVSLLLEFSLLPFLYFLRAGAVATDQGLALPSAVAPQPPLSLWSAFRRTLRQSVTETLQLLGRLFRQAGFYRLLAFLVLIAFIKLIYKQMDYVYPKFGIRELGEGAPIGRLWAINNYLVIFLVPLVGALTQRFSAYRMVIIGGSISAASVFIMALPAPWFVPLANGGLGDWLGHWYLGLTGVVHPYYVMIALFVVLLSLGEAFYSPRVYEYAAAIAPKGQEASYGALSYVPFLLAKLMVGSFGGVLLAKYCPETGPRHPATLWLILGLTTLVAPAGLLVFRRFIRVHEVGRED, encoded by the coding sequence ATGACGACCGCAACCCCGGAAGCCAAAGCGAGGGTTTCCACCCAAACAGGCCTCGCCCGTTTCCTGGGAAAATTCACCGTGCTCAAGGGCGCCATTCGCGAGTTGTGGCTGGTATTTATTGTCAAGTTCCTCGGCATTGCCGCTTACGCGCTCACCAACTCCACCCTGGTCCTTTGGTTGTCATCGGATTTTGGCTACAGCGACGAGCAGTCCCTCGCGCTGGTTGCCGCGTGGTCCGCGTTGATGACTCTGTTTACCTTGCTGGTCGGTTCCCTCACGGACGTGCTTGGGCTGCGCAAAACTTTTTTCATTGGCGTCTGGATTTGCATCCTCGCCCGGACGGTAATGGTTTTTGCCAGTGCCCCATGGCTGGCTTTGGGAGGGGGCTTGCTCCCTCTGGCTTTTGGGGAGGCGCTTGGCACCCCGGTGATGATAGCCGCCACGCAACGCTACTCGAGCACGCGCCAGCGCTCGATCTCGTTTTCGATTGTTTACACCATGATGAACGTCGGCTTCCTGCTCGCGGCTTATATCTTCGATGACCTGCGGCGTGACCTCGGCGAGTATAGGGGAGCAAGTTTGTTCGGCCTGCACCTGAGCACCTACCGAACTTTGTTTCTCGTCAGCTTGCTCCTCGAATTCTCTCTCTTGCCGTTTCTTTACTTTTTGCGCGCGGGCGCTGTGGCGACGGACCAAGGGCTCGCGTTACCCTCGGCTGTGGCCCCGCAACCGCCTTTGAGCCTCTGGAGCGCCTTCCGCCGGACCCTGCGCCAAAGCGTCACGGAGACCCTCCAGCTCCTTGGCCGGCTTTTTCGGCAGGCCGGGTTTTACCGGCTGCTGGCCTTCCTGGTTCTCATCGCTTTCATTAAACTAATCTATAAGCAGATGGATTATGTCTATCCGAAGTTTGGGATTCGCGAGCTGGGCGAAGGCGCCCCGATTGGCCGGCTCTGGGCTATCAATAATTACCTGGTGATCTTCCTGGTGCCGTTGGTGGGGGCCCTGACGCAGCGTTTTTCGGCCTATCGCATGGTAATCATCGGCGGGAGCATTTCCGCCGCCTCCGTATTCATTATGGCGCTGCCTGCGCCTTGGTTTGTCCCCCTGGCGAACGGGGGCTTGGGAGATTGGCTTGGCCATTGGTATCTCGGCTTGACCGGCGTTGTGCATCCTTACTACGTCATGATCGCGCTGTTTGTGGTGCTCCTGTCCCTGGGCGAGGCCTTTTATTCCCCGCGTGTGTATGAGTATGCCGCCGCCATTGCCCCCAAGGGACAAGAGGCCTCTTATGGCGCGCTTTCCTATGTGCCCTTTTTGCTGGCCAAATTGATGGTGGGCTCTTTTGGCGGAGTGCTTCTTGCCAAATACTGCCCCGAGACTGGCCCTCGACACCCAGCTACCCTGTGGTTAATCCTCGGCCTGACAACACTCGTCGCGCCGGCGGGTCTCCTTGTTTTCCGCCGCTTTATCCGCGTGCACGAGGTCGGAAGGGAGGATTAA
- a CDS encoding SPFH domain-containing protein: MNALLTPLLAEIALPLLIGAVGVILLVVFLFLIIWASRYTKVGPNQVLVISGRKRHMVDPDGTLRDVGFRIVKGGGVFVYPIIEKVDILSLELLTIDVQTPEVYTSKGVPVLVDGVAQIKVKGDDVSIATAAEQFLSKGTEDIKNIATQTLEGHLRAILGTMTVEDIYQNRDAFASKVQEVAAGDMANMGLGIVSFTIRDIRDKQGYLDALGKPRIAQVKRDAQIAQAEADRDAVIRSSQAQQAGQEAKFAADTKIAEAQRDYQTNVAQYQAAVNQRKAEADLAYDLQKYKTGQLVKAEEIQVNIIEKQKQIELQQQEILRKQRELEANVQKPADAERYKVETLANARKFQLETEAAGTAAAVKATGFANADVTKATGVAEAEAQKAKGLADAAVIEAQGKATAEAMRVKAESFKQYNEAAVVEMIIRVLPEVAGKISEPLAKTEKMIIINSGNGVGGGASKVTGDVTQIVAQLPPIIESLTGIKFEKLLEQVPSLRKSVTPPRVEDK; the protein is encoded by the coding sequence ATGAACGCTCTCCTGACTCCTCTGCTCGCCGAGATTGCTCTTCCGTTGCTCATCGGGGCAGTGGGGGTAATTCTGCTGGTTGTTTTCCTTTTTCTTATCATTTGGGCCAGCCGATATACCAAGGTCGGCCCCAACCAGGTGCTGGTCATTTCCGGGCGCAAACGGCACATGGTCGATCCGGACGGCACCCTGCGCGATGTCGGCTTCCGCATTGTCAAAGGCGGTGGCGTGTTCGTGTATCCGATCATTGAAAAGGTGGACATCCTTTCCCTGGAACTGCTGACCATCGATGTGCAAACCCCGGAGGTGTACACCAGCAAAGGGGTGCCGGTGCTCGTCGATGGAGTCGCCCAGATCAAAGTCAAAGGCGACGACGTCTCTATCGCCACGGCCGCCGAGCAGTTCCTGAGCAAGGGAACCGAGGACATCAAGAACATCGCCACCCAAACCCTGGAAGGCCACCTTCGCGCCATCCTGGGCACCATGACCGTCGAGGACATTTACCAAAACCGTGACGCCTTCGCCTCGAAGGTCCAGGAAGTCGCTGCCGGCGACATGGCCAACATGGGCCTGGGCATCGTCAGCTTCACCATTCGCGACATCCGCGATAAGCAGGGTTATTTGGATGCCCTGGGCAAACCGCGCATTGCGCAGGTCAAACGCGATGCTCAGATTGCCCAGGCTGAGGCGGACCGGGACGCGGTGATCCGTTCGTCCCAGGCTCAGCAGGCCGGCCAGGAAGCCAAGTTCGCGGCTGACACAAAAATCGCCGAGGCGCAACGCGATTACCAGACCAACGTCGCCCAATACCAGGCTGCGGTGAACCAGCGCAAGGCCGAGGCTGACTTGGCTTACGACTTGCAAAAGTACAAAACCGGCCAACTCGTGAAGGCCGAAGAGATTCAGGTCAACATCATCGAGAAACAAAAGCAGATCGAGTTGCAACAGCAGGAAATCCTGCGCAAACAGCGCGAACTGGAAGCCAATGTGCAGAAACCCGCCGACGCCGAGCGCTACAAGGTTGAGACGCTCGCCAATGCGCGCAAATTCCAGTTGGAGACCGAGGCGGCGGGCACAGCCGCAGCGGTTAAGGCCACAGGTTTTGCCAATGCGGATGTGACGAAGGCGACTGGTGTTGCCGAAGCAGAAGCGCAGAAGGCCAAAGGTTTGGCAGACGCCGCTGTCATCGAGGCGCAGGGCAAAGCCACCGCTGAAGCGATGCGCGTCAAAGCTGAGTCCTTTAAACAATACAATGAAGCGGCGGTGGTCGAGATGATCATCCGTGTCCTGCCCGAAGTCGCTGGCAAGATCAGCGAACCCCTGGCCAAGACCGAGAAGATGATCATCATCAACTCGGGCAATGGAGTGGGGGGCGGCGCCAGCAAGGTGACCGGGGATGTCACTCAAATCGTAGCGCAATTGCCTCCCATCATCGAGAGCCTGACGGGCATCAAATTCGAGAAACTGCTCGAACAGGTCCCGTCATTGCGCAAATCGGTTACTCCGCCCCGGGTGGAAGATAAATAG
- a CDS encoding septum formation initiator family protein: MNVDLGIWDKLTRLVIFLLFLAGLLAVAVWYLPLIKQNERMRKEILRLDAEIQKEEAAGKGLKGSIEALRHDPKAIERLARERLGYAKPGETVFRFDAPATNSPPHF, translated from the coding sequence ATGAACGTGGACCTGGGCATTTGGGATAAGTTGACCCGGTTGGTTATTTTTCTGTTGTTTCTGGCAGGTCTCCTGGCGGTAGCGGTCTGGTATCTGCCCTTAATCAAGCAGAACGAGCGGATGCGCAAAGAAATCCTGCGGCTGGACGCTGAAATCCAAAAAGAGGAGGCAGCCGGAAAGGGGCTTAAGGGTTCTATCGAGGCATTGCGGCACGACCCGAAAGCTATCGAGCGATTGGCCCGCGAGCGCCTGGGTTATGCCAAACCGGGAGAAACGGTGTTCCGCTTCGACGCACCGGCGACAAATTCCCCGCCGCACTTTTAA